Within uncultured Methanoregula sp., the genomic segment GTTACGAATCCGTATGTTTCAGAAAGGAACAAGGAGTGATTCCCCCCCTCGCGCCATCCCTGCCCCCCAACGGGGGGGCGGGGGCGCATGCGATATCTCTGCATTCCCCGTTTAAGCAAATGGGCGAAATTGGGTACAGGTAATACGGCGTCATCGCAACCGGGGGGAGCCAACGCGGCGGGGGCGGAGCCCCCAGGAGCGTGAAGAAGGATCATTCCGCAGTCCCCCGGTGCTCGTCCATCACGGACCGCAACACTTCTTTTCCCCGGGCGAGCGCGAACTCCCGCTGCTTTGCGGAGATCTGCTGCTTGCCCACGAACCCTTCGAACTCCTGCAGGTAGTCGATCATCCGGATGTCCTGCTGGAGCGGCACGGGCTCTTCCTCCTTCCCGTTCCTCACCCGGATCTTCAGGTCGAGGAGCTGCTCGCGGACACCGGCAAGTTCCCGCATATCGATGCCCTTCCCGTGCTCCCGCGAGAGGCCGTCGAGTGTCACCTGCGCCATCGCGTATTTCGGCAGGTTCTTCCTTGTCACCCGGGCGATGATCTCTTCCGTGATATCCCCGGGGTGGACGCCCTGGCACTTGATCGTGCCGAGATCCGCCATCGGGGTCTTCGGGAGTTCCAGGTGCGAAACTTCGTGACGGCCCGGGTCCACGACAAGCCCGCCTTTCGTATCCGCGATCTCCCCGTACGTGAGGTACTCGGTGGAGCCCGAGTACCAGGCATTGTCCGTGATCTGGCACTGGCGGTGGTAGTGGCCGAGCGCAATGTAATCGAATTTTTCCGAAAGGATCGTACCGTCCAGCTCGTGCTCGGCAACGGTTGCGAGCCGCTTGTCTTTGATCGCGGTTGCAAGCCCGTGGGTCACGAGGACATTGTTATGCGAGGAGGAGAGTTCCACCGTGTCGAAGGCCGAGCGGTAATCTTCCACGCGGAGCATGTTGGGGATGAGGTGGAACATCGTGCCCTCGATCTCCACCTTCTCGTACCGGAACCGGTAGGCCGCCGTGATCCGTGATTTGTGGTACGTGAGGACTTCGAACGGCGAGGTCGTGTACCGGGTCTTGACCATGCTGTGGTTGCCGGTGATGATGACGAGCGGGATGCCTGCCGTACCCAGGCGCTCCAGTGCTTCGAGAACGGTCGTGTAGGCCTTGGTCTTCGGCTTGACCGTATCGAAGAGGTCGCCGGCGTGGACCAACGCATCCGGTTTATGCCGGATAATCTCATCTATCGCTGCGAGGAAATTGTCGTACACCTGCTTCTCGCGGAGGTTCATGCCGGACTCGGGATCGAGCCGGTTGAATGCAGCGAGGCCCAGGTGGGTGTCGGCGATGTGGATGAGTTTCATTTTCGTTGATTTTTATTTGGGGTGTTATGGGATATAAGGGAAGGGGGATGGGGGGAATGTGTGTGGGGGTGTCTAGAAATATTTCGATAGAGATTCTTGACCATTCTGTAATTTTTCAACTTCAGTTGCTAATGTTCCTGCGGGAACAAATCCATAATTTTTAAGGTGCTCAATTTTAGATCTATCTTCATAATCTTTTTCAGAAATTGCCCATGCCAACAAGGATTTTGGACGTGAACTTGCGACATATGCAAAACGAGCCGATTCTCCATTGGCATTATTAATATCTAACCAATGTTGCCAATAACCACTACCTGCATCTCTGTCACCAGATGACTGAAACGAGGACACGAATAAAATTGAATCAAATGTTTTCCCTTTCGCAGAATGAATGGTGGATAATTCAACCGTTTTATCAATATGATGTTTGATGTCATCTATTGTTGTGATTACTGGAGAATTTTTGTTTCCGGAAGGAGAAGTTTTTATCATATTTTTTTCAGTAATTTTTACTGATGAAAGCCATCCATATTGAAATTGAATATCCTCAAATATTGCAGGAAATGTCTTGTTAAATATATCTCTCCAATCAGTCCAAGTTTGAGTAAGATCGGCTAAAGAATCTGATTGATTGCAACGGTTAAGGAGATTCGTTAAAAATAATCTCCATTGGTAATTTGGAACGTCAATAGGGCCATAAAAATTTTTGTAATTGCGCTTTTCATTTGGAAATAAAAATTTCGATAGAAAAACTCCAAAATAATTTAGAGAATCTTTTTTATATTCAGTATCATTCAAAGACCAAAGATATATCGCAGTCGGTGCGAGTTTCGAAAAAATTATTTTTTGTGTTGTCCGTCCCATCAATGAATTCTTGTTAGAATTGTTTCTGACAATGATTGCAGATTTTTCTGCATCATATCCATTTATTTTTAAGTAATCTGAAAACTTTTTTGGGATCTCATGCATCGTTTCTCTTCGATAACTAAATATGAGACAGTGATTTTTACCCGGAACATCATCATATCCAACTATTTGTTCTTGATTTTTCACAAGTTTACGACAAGTATTTACTATCGATTGAACGCTTCTAAAGTTTTTTGTTAATGGGATTGTAGTAAAATTTTCCTCTTCAGTGAATTGAATTATTTTTTTGAAATCTGCATTATTATAAGAAAAAATGGATTGATGAAGATCCCCGACTAAATGAAATATTGAACCACTGCTTTTTAACAAGCGGAAAATGTCAATTTTAATGGAAGATAAATCTTGACATTCGTCAATAATGACGACGGCAAATCGATTTGATATTAATTTACATATTTCTGGATTGTCATTCAGAATTTTATAACAAATAATGTCAACATCTTGATGGGTTACAAAACCGGAGTTCCAAAATTCCCTTTTAATGTCTCTTAATTCGGATTTGAGAGTACTATTAATGGTACTCGATTTTCGTTTAGCATCAAGCGGTAAATCTCCCGATGAAAAAATAATTTCATCGCAATCTTTATCTAAAAAATAAAATTCATTTGCATGGATAGATCCCGTTTCAAAAAAAGAATATTTTGTTGAAAATTTCGAGTTTTTTAAGAATTCTGCATCACTCGATCTGTCAATTAAATGAATACTTCGATCATCATCCTTACCTGAATATTTAGTGACTAAATGGGCAAATGGATTAAGGATGAATCTGTGCATCCAACTATCAATTGTACCAATGAAATGAGGGTGTGAAATTCCTGATGACCCTGCGAATTGCTGAACTCTGTCAGTAATTACATCTGTGGCCTTGTTTGTATATGTCAGAACTGCGATCCCGGTTGTTTTTTTTGTCCACTGTTTGAATTCATAAGCAGATTTTAGACCTACAACTTCGGTTTTACCGCTTCCAGGACATGCCTTTAAAAAACTATTTTTTTTCAAATCATATCCGACATATTGTAATTGTTCAAGAGTTTTTTCCCATATCCGACATTTTCCATAATCATTGCACGGAGAATTTGTCGAAAGATGCAATAAATAGCATTCTTCGGGAGATTTTTTCTGATTGTTGTCGCATAAAACATCAGAAATTTTAAAAAATTGGTCATCTTTTGTATCAGGCATTTTCCATCTCACATACCCAATAGATTGCGTTTTGAATGTATTCCGGAATATCGAATTTTACATTCTTATCGGATGATAGATATTCCGCAAGTACTTGAGCAAATGTCCCTTTGGAGTCTTTAACTCTATTAAGTAAATCAAATGCGGCCTCAGATTTTACTTCCTCATTTGCAGTACTCCAATCAGTATTGACATACGTCTCAAAGGTTTTTCGTACAGGGCCATCTGTATCTAAAATTTTAAGGAAACATTTAGACATGGGCTCCAAATTTTTTCCTTCAATCGCTAAATCATATTCAAACGTTTTTAAATTGGGAAAAAGACGACAATTTGCCGAACGACCGACCGGTTCAATCAATTTCAATGCAGGATTTTCTCCCTTCGCTGGGGAAGTTTTTGTGGGTTTTAGTTCAGAATCTGGATCATTATCAGTAATACCTGCACACCTTAGTGGGATTGACGCCGGTGGAGGTGTTTGATTGTTTAGATCACAAAATAATTGCATAAAATGATGAAAAAAAATCCCGTTCATATTAATGACAGATATACCATGTTCTTCGAGGGTTTTTGGAACATTTGTCTGTTTTCTGATATTGTAATCTCTAATTACGATCTTTGCAATTTCTGGTATGACCATCGCTTCAGCAATACCTTCAACCAAAATTACACCTTTTGAAAAAAGTAATGTTGATTTAGTTATATCGAGCCACCGTGTAAGAAATGCGTTATTGGTAATTGATAATCCACAATCTTTCAGATGTGTTGGAATTGTAATTCGATTTTCTCTTAATGCAAGATGAATAACGGAATCAATTGATGCCGCAGATGCAAGAACCGCTGAATGGGTTGTAACGATTATTTGGATGTTTGAATTTGTGGTTTCGGTTTGAAGATATTTTAAGAGTTTTATCTGAAGTTGGGGGTGTAGATGAGCTTCTGGTTCTTCGATAAGTAAAATTTTTAAAAAATCTTGTTGATCAGCACCGATTTCTTTTATATATTTTAATTCAGCAAGTACTGTCGCGACATAAATTAGGTTATTGTATCCTAAACTATTTTCTTCGAGATTTCGATAAGTCTCCTCTTGGCCTTCAGGAATAATTTTGGGAAAGAAAAACAATCTTAAATTCTCAATAATTCTGTTAAAGTTGGTCTCTGAAAATTGTATTCGCGTATCCTGTCCAAAAACCGATCCGATTGCCTCTTCAAGACTCTTTTTAATTAATTTATTCGCTTTGTATATCGTCTCGTCTTTATCTCCAGCAATCTCACTATAAAACGTATTCACTTTTTTTTCTAATCCTTCTTTGCTACTTTCATCTTTATTTAGGTTTAAAATTAAACGTGCTAACCGTGAACCTCGTCCTTCACGTAGTTTTGCCTCAGCATCTCGTAATGGTGGTAAGTAGATGCAATTAATTAAATCGACTAATTCTTTTTCATAAAGAGTGCTCTGGGAAACTCCTCCCCACATTTTTCGATTATATCGCCCACGGTTGTTTTGAGTATCGTCAATTATCAATGAAAGCCGAGCTTTCTTTTCACCCTCTCTCCATGGTAAAAAAGCAATTTGCTCATGTTCTGATAAATCCTCAAAATGGGCTACTATTTTTATTTTTTTTGAGGCTATTGAATCTTTGACAAACGGTCTATGAAAATCTCTTTCCGATATCCCATAACGACCATATTCATCTTCAGTTAACAATAATCGAATGGCATCTATAATTGAACTTTTTCCAACTCCATTCTCTCCAACAAGAACGTTAAGACCGGAAGAAAAAGAGATCTCAAAATTGTCATTAAAGTTTTTATAACCTGAAATGGAGATTTTTTTCACGAACATAAAAATTCTCAAATAATAATAGCCAATCAAATTTATGCTATTTCCGTTTTGATCTTATTGAAAAATTTCTTTGATCACAATTGGGATATTTGCATGTTCAAGATATTCTTGATTCCATCTTGCAATTCCTGTATTCGATTCCAAGACTTCTTTGATTGTTAGAATTAATGAGGGATCTGTAGTTTGACTAACTAACTCCGCGAAAACCTTGCCGACATAATATCGATTATTAGTTCTTCCCAATGATGGCAATCGAGTCAATATAATTTTTCTAATTTCAAAAGAATCTGTCATATTATAGATTTTCTTATAAAAATCCGCAACAACGTCGCAATAAGAAAAATCTAATCCTCCGCTTATGTTGTTGTCATATTCTTTTAAAATATTTAGAAAAGCCCCTTGGAAGTCTTCCAAAATTATTGATAAAATATGATCGGGTAAAACCGGAAATTTTTGAATAAGTAATTCTCTATTTTCTTGGTACTCCGTTAAAAGAATCATCAATTTCTCGATTCTCTCTTTGCTAAAATCGCCTTTTGAATTGATTTCTTCAATTTCTTTAGTCACAACAAATACTGGATTCAAGATTTTCTTGGTTTCGCTGGTAACTAAATTCACAGCTTTTTGAAGATCATCAACACATTGATATCTTAATTCTGGTTTTCGATCACATGCCTTTTGAATAATATATTTAAATTCCGGGGGGATTTTATTTAAATCAATATCTGGGTAAGGTGTTTCCGCCGTTAAAATTTCGTAGAGTATTTTTCCGAGCGAATAAATATCCGATGAAATAGAAGCCATTTTTGGATGAAGATATTGTTCAGGTGCTATGTACTCATATGTGCCTAATACCATCCCCGAAATTGTAATATTGGGCGATTTACTACGTAAATCTCGACCCAATCCAAAATCGCAGATTGCAAAACGATGCGTATCCGTAGAAGGATCGTAAAAACAAAGTATATTTTCAGGTTTTAAATCTCGATGAATTATTCCGTTACTGTGAGCAAATTTGAGACCTTCTGCAATTTGATTAAAAATCACTATATTTTCCGGACATGTACCAAATCTATTCAAAAATGCTTTTAAATTAAATTCTGCACGAGGCATTACAAATTCCGGAGGATCTCTCTCCAAATATTGATCAATTACCGGAACAATATTTTCATGAATAAGACTTGCCTGAATTTTTACTTCTCTTTTAAACCTTTGAATTTCCTCTTGATCATCCGGATATGCAACTCTTTTTATTGCAAATATCATTCCGTCCGCTATTCGTGTAGCTTCAAGAACGTATCCATACCCCCCCTCACCAATAATTTTTCCAATTTGATATTCGGACGTATGTTATACTCAAACGTTTAAGAGAAAAACATTTTCGAATTTATTTTAATCTTTTTAAAATGCTACGCACACAATGCTCTTCATTTACCGACCGTTTATCTATATATGATTTTAATTGTTGGCGTGTGATTTTATTTCGCTTGGCTTCTGTGTGATGAAAATCACATAATGAGATCAAGTTTGCATATGTATGTTTACCTTGTTCTTCTCTAGGTTTGATATGATGGATGCTTTGAGAATGATGAGTACATCTGGGAAATTCACATCGATTTCCTACACATTGTTGCAGGTCTCGACTCATTGCACCTGATAACGGAGGTGTTGTAGTACTCGGTTTTTTAGGAGAATTTAATCCCCATATTTTTTTCACAGAAGGAGATATTGTAAAGGGACTATACTCTTCATTTTTTTTAACCATATTTTTCAATATAACGTTTTACTAAATAAAATTTTCAAAATGTTCCTCTCATTTTTTGACATAACGATATAATAAATAAAAAATTTTATTAGCAACATTACGTGATGTCATTCTATGGCAAAGAAAGTCCGAAAACACTTAACGGAAAGGTAAATAAAGTTATGACCGATGACGGATGAAAATCACTAGCGTCATAAATGTGCGGATTGTTTGACGGTAAAATGAAAAAGAAGTAATTTATTCATAATAATATGTGCCCGATTCGATCGTTACTTACGAATATTGCCGCGTATATCCAAGTTCCTTCATAATTTATCCATACAATCTCACTCACTGGTTTTAAGTGGTACTACATTTCACAAATCGTGAAATAATCTGGCCCTCTCTATAAATGTTTTTGCCGGAATTATTAGATTGCCGGACCTCCCTCAAAACCGCCTCTCCTTTCAATTTCCGCTATCCACGCCCATTTCCGGACCAGATCGGCCCTCCAAACGCTGCTAAATGCTGTCATGAATCTCCGACATGAGAATGGGGGAAATTTGTGAAACAGTGTCGGTTTTCCGGGAAATAGTGTCGTTAGGGTGGTGCACAAGGGGTTCCTGGTGGAGGGCCTCCGTCGGAGCGTGGGTGTCGGAGGAGTGCATATCCCAACGCGGGATCACAACCCCCCGATGATTGCCCTGTCATCCCTGCATTTCCGGGATTTTCAGGTCCTGGAAACGGGTACCATTCCCCCATGCCAAAACAAGCCATATGCGGGCTCCGTTATCATTTCTGGCATTCCCGATCCTTGTGGTGGACAGCAATTCTGGCCCGGTTTTTGCTCGTGTGGAAAAATCACAATATTATTGGTTATTTTCCCAAAATGCGGCTGAAATGCACCACATAGAATGCCCCCGAATGGTGTTCCGGCAGCCTCTTTTCCCAGCACAATGTTCAGGACATTTTTACGAAGGAAAGCCAATGGAATGCGTTTATGAAGGTCGGTTTTTCTGAGGAGGACCCGGAAAAATCGATATATTACATCATATTTTATTAATTTACAAAATAACAAAAGCAAATATATAATATCATATCTGGGTATATTTTCTTTAATGAGGACCAATCGACATCATTATTTTTTAGATCTAGCACTTCGTTGTGCCCATCAAGGTACGTGTTTGCGAAGAAATTTTGGAGCCATAATTGTTGATGAGTACAATACAATCGTATCCACTGGCTATACTGGAACCCCTCGAAAGCAAATTGATTGTACAGAATTAAAAATATGTTGGAGAACTAATCATCACATTCCATCAGGTTCGCATTATGAACTCTGTAGGAGTGTTCATGCTGAAATGAATGCACTTCTCCAAGCTGGAAAAGCAGCTCGAGATTGTACGCTTTATCTTGCAGGTTTTGATGTTGAAAATGAGAATATGGTTCAAATTTGGCCTTGTTTTCTGTGTGCTAAAATGATTGTAAACAGTGGTATAAAAAATGTCATTATGCGAACTGGTTCTGATTCGTATAACGAAATGGATCCAATGGCCATTTATCAGATGCGCAGTCAAGAAGAATTAGGGGAGGATGTTGAATAGCGAATTGGATTATGTTTTTTATTTTAATTCCATTTTACAAATTTTTCATAAATGTTAAATTTTTACATAAATTAAATCCAAAATAATTTATTTATTTAT encodes:
- a CDS encoding DNA repair exonuclease; translated protein: MKLIHIADTHLGLAAFNRLDPESGMNLREKQVYDNFLAAIDEIIRHKPDALVHAGDLFDTVKPKTKAYTTVLEALERLGTAGIPLVIITGNHSMVKTRYTTSPFEVLTYHKSRITAAYRFRYEKVEIEGTMFHLIPNMLRVEDYRSAFDTVELSSSHNNVLVTHGLATAIKDKRLATVAEHELDGTILSEKFDYIALGHYHRQCQITDNAWYSGSTEYLTYGEIADTKGGLVVDPGRHEVSHLELPKTPMADLGTIKCQGVHPGDITEEIIARVTRKNLPKYAMAQVTLDGLSREHGKGIDMRELAGVREQLLDLKIRVRNGKEEEPVPLQQDIRMIDYLQEFEGFVGKQQISAKQREFALARGKEVLRSVMDEHRGTAE
- a CDS encoding ATP-dependent helicase, translated to MPDTKDDQFFKISDVLCDNNQKKSPEECYLLHLSTNSPCNDYGKCRIWEKTLEQLQYVGYDLKKNSFLKACPGSGKTEVVGLKSAYEFKQWTKKTTGIAVLTYTNKATDVITDRVQQFAGSSGISHPHFIGTIDSWMHRFILNPFAHLVTKYSGKDDDRSIHLIDRSSDAEFLKNSKFSTKYSFFETGSIHANEFYFLDKDCDEIIFSSGDLPLDAKRKSSTINSTLKSELRDIKREFWNSGFVTHQDVDIICYKILNDNPEICKLISNRFAVVIIDECQDLSSIKIDIFRLLKSSGSIFHLVGDLHQSIFSYNNADFKKIIQFTEEENFTTIPLTKNFRSVQSIVNTCRKLVKNQEQIVGYDDVPGKNHCLIFSYRRETMHEIPKKFSDYLKINGYDAEKSAIIVRNNSNKNSLMGRTTQKIIFSKLAPTAIYLWSLNDTEYKKDSLNYFGVFLSKFLFPNEKRNYKNFYGPIDVPNYQWRLFLTNLLNRCNQSDSLADLTQTWTDWRDIFNKTFPAIFEDIQFQYGWLSSVKITEKNMIKTSPSGNKNSPVITTIDDIKHHIDKTVELSTIHSAKGKTFDSILFVSSFQSSGDRDAGSGYWQHWLDINNANGESARFAYVASSRPKSLLAWAISEKDYEDRSKIEHLKNYGFVPAGTLATEVEKLQNGQESLSKYF
- a CDS encoding AAA family ATPase, translating into MKKISISGYKNFNDNFEISFSSGLNVLVGENGVGKSSIIDAIRLLLTEDEYGRYGISERDFHRPFVKDSIASKKIKIVAHFEDLSEHEQIAFLPWREGEKKARLSLIIDDTQNNRGRYNRKMWGGVSQSTLYEKELVDLINCIYLPPLRDAEAKLREGRGSRLARLILNLNKDESSKEGLEKKVNTFYSEIAGDKDETIYKANKLIKKSLEEAIGSVFGQDTRIQFSETNFNRIIENLRLFFFPKIIPEGQEETYRNLEENSLGYNNLIYVATVLAELKYIKEIGADQQDFLKILLIEEPEAHLHPQLQIKLLKYLQTETTNSNIQIIVTTHSAVLASAASIDSVIHLALRENRITIPTHLKDCGLSITNNAFLTRWLDITKSTLLFSKGVILVEGIAEAMVIPEIAKIVIRDYNIRKQTNVPKTLEEHGISVINMNGIFFHHFMQLFCDLNNQTPPPASIPLRCAGITDNDPDSELKPTKTSPAKGENPALKLIEPVGRSANCRLFPNLKTFEYDLAIEGKNLEPMSKCFLKILDTDGPVRKTFETYVNTDWSTANEEVKSEAAFDLLNRVKDSKGTFAQVLAEYLSSDKNVKFDIPEYIQNAIYWVCEMENA
- a CDS encoding serine/threonine-protein kinase, whose amino-acid sequence is MGKIIGEGGYGYVLEATRIADGMIFAIKRVAYPDDQEEIQRFKREVKIQASLIHENIVPVIDQYLERDPPEFVMPRAEFNLKAFLNRFGTCPENIVIFNQIAEGLKFAHSNGIIHRDLKPENILCFYDPSTDTHRFAICDFGLGRDLRSKSPNITISGMVLGTYEYIAPEQYLHPKMASISSDIYSLGKILYEILTAETPYPDIDLNKIPPEFKYIIQKACDRKPELRYQCVDDLQKAVNLVTSETKKILNPVFVVTKEIEEINSKGDFSKERIEKLMILLTEYQENRELLIQKFPVLPDHILSIILEDFQGAFLNILKEYDNNISGGLDFSYCDVVADFYKKIYNMTDSFEIRKIILTRLPSLGRTNNRYYVGKVFAELVSQTTDPSLILTIKEVLESNTGIARWNQEYLEHANIPIVIKEIFQ
- a CDS encoding HNH endonuclease signature motif containing protein, producing the protein MVKKNEEYSPFTISPSVKKIWGLNSPKKPSTTTPPLSGAMSRDLQQCVGNRCEFPRCTHHSQSIHHIKPREEQGKHTYANLISLCDFHHTEAKRNKITRQQLKSYIDKRSVNEEHCVRSILKRLK
- a CDS encoding deaminase translates to MRTNRHHYFLDLALRCAHQGTCLRRNFGAIIVDEYNTIVSTGYTGTPRKQIDCTELKICWRTNHHIPSGSHYELCRSVHAEMNALLQAGKAARDCTLYLAGFDVENENMVQIWPCFLCAKMIVNSGIKNVIMRTGSDSYNEMDPMAIYQMRSQEELGEDVE